In Sebastes umbrosus isolate fSebUmb1 chromosome 15, fSebUmb1.pri, whole genome shotgun sequence, the genomic window CAGTAAACTACAGAACCCAGCTCCTTCAGAAAATGATCTAGCTTTTTACAAAATAACAGTATATTTCCACGACCTGTTTTTACAGATTTACTACTTCAGTAAGAACTGGATGCTTGGGGCTGAAACATCAAGAGGCAGGTTGTtctggtcttttcatgggatttgttgacactagaaatacagaataacatcaactaaaatgtatttcagtTTTGCAAAATCATGTAgggtaaaaatacaaaacatttgtGGTTGCTGTCTTTAAATTGTTTAACATACAATTGGCATTTAGCCTTCACTGGCTGCTGGTCACTTTCGGCTATGACATTAAGATAAGCGGTTTCCAATATGACCCACTAATAATAAGGGTTCTCCGATCAGGATGTTTGGGGCCGATCCGGTCACGATCTGATCTATTTGAACCCATTTCTCAGCGACTGTCAACAAGAGATTCTGCTCATCTCTCGTTCTCCATTTAGACACAACTGATAAGTAGGTAATTTAAATAATGCAAACAGACGCGTTACTAGGAGAACGGCAGGAAGAGGGAAATCAACAGCGTTGGTAAGCAGGGAATGCATATTTGAATCATTTAACGGAATCAGATCATTTATAGTACCGTATATCTTTTATAGattatcagtgtgttttcttgACAGATTCACTTGTGTCCAGCTGTGTCGCTCTCAGAGCAGATTAAAGAGCAGGTGAGAAAGCAGGAAAATGAGTTGAAAACGTTTCATATCAGAATCAATGCGTCATCTGATCGGCTTTTACAAAGAAGAACAAATGTCGATCGATTCGTCGGAGCACCCTTATCACTCTAAACATCTGTGCTATGAACTCTTTCAGGTGGTCAGAACAACCTGTGCCCAAAACAGAGGTGTGACATACATGTCAATgtattttcagtcattttatcGTGTATACTTCGTATAAAACAGTTAATTACAGATAAACAGTCAGTAACCAGAATCCATACAGTCACATGATGCTTCATCCTTCACCTCACTGAATACTACACACGTAGAGGTCCAACTTCCTAATAATCCCTCATCCGTGTCTTGTAGTCTCCAAGTCTGTTTTCAACCTATGAGCAGGTTTCACCTCTTTCCGTTACCATGTAATCCTGAGGCCCAGCTCCTCTTCGTCGCTCTGTCCGTCGGAGTGCATGCAGGCTTGATGCCAGTCAGCTAAGCAGTCATCAGTCTATCCAGACCACGGCCCTGAGACTGCCAGTGTCAgtcatcatcatcctcttctGAGGAAGAGCGCATCACCCCGCCGCTGTCGTCGCGGTAACACCTGGCCATCAGGCGCAGCTCCTCCAGGGCCTCCTCGTAGTCGGCCATTTCGGGCCCCTGGGAGAGGAAGCTGGGGACCGCGCGACGGATGTCCGAAGTGGTGGCTCCGCGATGCAGCTCGGACAGCCACGGGCCAAGCGCAGGCCCTGACTGGAGAGACGTCATGACGGGTGCAGAGGAGACCACGGGGGCCGGCACTGCAGAGATAACACCATCAAATACAAGCTGGAGAGAAGTTTGTCTTAATATGACACAAAAAGAGTAAAAGAGGGAAATAGAAAGAAGCTTACCGCCAGGAGGGAAACGCTGGCTCTGCAGGAAACCCTGAGCATAGAGGGACTGGCTGAATATCTGAGGGAAAGGTGGCGTCAGCTTGCTGGGTTCAGACACCAACTGCAGAGCCCTGAGAGAGTGACAAgagagaataaaaatatattgtttacTCTAAAGATGAACAAGTGAAAGTATGTGAGTTCACAGCATGTGACAGTGTAGGGACTCACAGAGGAGCTGTAGGATAGAAAGATCTGATGTAGGAATCCAGGACGTCTTCACCGCTGTGGAGGCTGTGCAGAGGAGTGGGCGGTTTAGTCCCTCGAGCGTGAGAGCTGATGGAATAAAAATGATTTCAGTAACACATTAAAGAAGATTTCACTTAGTGTGATGATTGGGAAGGTGTTTAATGACGGCATGTTTCTATATTCGTAATCCTGTTGACTTAAAgagatagtttgtgtgtttttgaagtggtgttgtatgaggtacttatccacagtcagtgaaaaatgtaagaaataaaactataatacagtctgtttacatgtaaagtaaTTCCCCCCTAACTCATTTCTGGCCTTTTTCATTGAAAGTCGATGTATGCCTGTACatcactgaaaataataataaagttacgTTTGTTATGGTGTGCAGATATAAATGAGATATTGTGTGAAAGCTCCACGTCAGCGCTTTAAACTGGTCTACACAGCTATTTAAGTTATGTaactataaataaaacatgctcAGTTTTAgattcattttcttcttcttattaaaACACATGAAGGCGTggtaacattttaaatgtattcaggAAGTTCTGACCTGATGAGTCTCTGACCCTCGAAGCCTCTGAGCGTCGCCCACTGGCCGTAGCATCGACCGTCGCCGGGTTCGGAGCAAGCAGATAGAGGTTTCCATGGCAACGCATCTGCGCAGGCACTCAGGGCGTCGGGGAGACAGCTGCCGTGCATCATGGGAAAGGGGAGGGCGCCGTAAGCCGCCACCACCTAGGATTTAAATCACACCGGTCGTCATAAGATCAGAGCCTCGTCTCCAGACACGTGAACATAGAACAACAAATATTAACACGGTTTAACCAGCGGCAGGAAGTCACCTTTCTCCCAGACACGGCGAGTGAGTCTGCCACCTGCCACATGGGGACGCTGTTGTTCTTCAGCCTGTAAGGCAAAGTGAGGGCATCGAGGGCCAAAGCCAGCACAGCGCTGGAGTGGTACCACACTGAGGGCTGAGAGGGGAAAGACAAGTTAGCCAATGACAAGATCAGATATATTCATGCATATATGCAGATATAAAAAGGGAGTCTGTGAGTCTTAACATGTCCTTAAAATCAGATCTAAACAGTTTTATAAGTCTAAATGTGGTTTAGTGTGGTGCTAGTTAAAAGAGACAGTTTTATTACAGTTTATCTCCATTTATCGTGTTGATTTCAATTTAAGATATGTATTTGATTTAAGtcaattaaaatgtcaaaataagtGACTGAAAAGGTCATATGGCGCATTCACACTAAGAGCAAAGCAAACTTTTCGCGTGGCACGATTACATACAATGTCAATGCAGAGGCAAATGGACGAAAATTCCCGCTGGGCGACGTGAACATGCAAAATTCACATAATTTGCGTGACTGTGTGTCGTGAAAGCCCATCAGCGTTGAGActctcctcctgtcgtcactgaTGTCCGGACGAAagtctgtgtataaatgtatgtgtataaaccacagactgtctctggtagaaacaacaacgtcgctgccgtatttctgcctagatgactttatgttgagtgttgatggagcagctggatagcctggcactgatccatccaaactccgttcagaaaacaagcattttaaaagttgtttgcttgtcgtcttggtaacagacctgacaaagcatgaattcagactttttacaaatcggcatcattatgtagttattttggcATCactttgatccgtttattgtaattaaattacagcacaatctgtttattttgggttcataccgcagtagcggcgtgtggcttgctagaaacagtcagtgcaatggcactgtatgtgaatacagcttgcTACTGGGTGATGTTATAAACCCAGGCACGACGGCGTTtgattttctgacatatctgggacatCCACAACAtgcacaaagcagcaacagtggttatttcttccatggttgatgttGGAAAGTTGTggggtatctatggagacaagctccttctcctctACGGCGCGTCTAGcgcaaatgaacacaaatgataccagTGGTCCAACTCATGCAAGTAAAGTCAGGCAAGAATTcgcttcgctcttggtgtgaatgcaacatCAGAAAATATCAAATTTGACCGAGTGTAATTACCATTAAACATCTcttaaaaagtctaaaataataagtgataaaaaaaaaaaatggaattaaAAGCTCACATCATAATTGAGGTGTGGGAATGCAGGGGGAGCGGACGGTCGTCTGCCTAGTCCACCACGCAGGGTCAACGGGCAGAAGAAAGAGCTGTGACTGGCCATGTGGACGGTCCCTATTGTGCAGTTCAACATGTGGTAGAGGTCCTTCATTGGAGTCTGGGTGAACAGGAAGAAAACAAGAAGTGCAGAAGCCCATTTACAAAACATCTGCTTTCACACAACCTCTAACATTTCAACAGTCAGAAACTAGAGAGCGATAAAAGAGAGATACTGGGTTCGTGACTCACTGAATCCGGGTGACTGACAGGTGCTAACCCCCAGGTTAGGATGCCTCTGCCACCATAAGAGTCCTGCAGCAtctctgtgacctttgaccccaggCCTGCGAAGCCATCAGCCAGGTCACAAAAAACCTGGAAACCCTGAGAGGAAAACAGGATGCAGACAGACGAGGGATGAAATACATCCGCAAAGTTTTAAACTGGATTCATTGAAAACTGGGCGATGGAAAATTAAACCTGAAATATCCTTCTGTCttattaatataatacaatacagtatTAAAAACGTACCTGAAGGTAATCACACTCCTCTACGAAGAAGTGCAGTTTGTCCTCCAGCTGCTCGAGCACCGACCCCTGCAGGAGAGCCTCTCCCTGGCCAAAAGCCTCCAGACGCTGAGACTCCCTGAACAccaaatgttaataaataaatagaagttAATAGGGAGAAAATGTAAGTATGTTTCACTTATGGCCACACCCCAATTAGTGATTTTTTTCATCAGCTGTAAAAGGTTTAGA contains:
- the msto1 gene encoding protein misato homolog 1 isoform X2, coding for MSSFCREVITLQLGHYSNFVGTHWWNLQDASLSYDPDGPPSEIQSDVLFREGQTLGGHVTHTPRLIAMDLKGSLRTLRQEGSLYDAGKDTSAVTWDGSLMVHRESPPDKNPFLDDLDKLDRGEILAEVDFYSSPQPQRSGAVSVNTVNSQLARVQKAYRLEGSVKVWSDFLRIHLHPRTISVIHQYNHDGESQRLEAFGQGEALLQGSVLEQLEDKLHFFVEECDYLQGFQVFCDLADGFAGLGSKVTEMLQDSYGGRGILTWGLAPVSHPDSTPMKDLYHMLNCTIGTVHMASHSSFFCPLTLRGGLGRRPSAPPAFPHLNYDPSVWYHSSAVLALALDALTLPYRLKNNSVPMWQVADSLAVSGRKVVAAYGALPFPMMHGSCLPDALSACADALPWKPLSACSEPGDGRCYGQWATLRGFEGQRLISSHARGTKPPTPLHSLHSGEDVLDSYIRSFYPTAPLALQLVSEPSKLTPPFPQIFSQSLYAQGFLQSQRFPPGVPAPVVSSAPVMTSLQSGPALGPWLSELHRGATTSDIRRAVPSFLSQGPEMADYEEALEELRLMARCYRDDSGGVMRSSSEEDDDD
- the msto1 gene encoding protein misato homolog 1 isoform X1, encoding MSSFCREVITLQLGHYSNFVGTHWWNLQDASLSYDPDGPPSEIQSDVLFREGQTLGGHVTHTPRLIAMDLKGSLRTLRQEGSLYDAGKDTSAVTWDGSLMVHRESPPDKNPFLDDLDKLDRGEILAEVDFYSSPQPQRSAGAVSVNTVNSQLARVQKAYRLEGSVKVWSDFLRIHLHPRTISVIHQYNHDGESQRLEAFGQGEALLQGSVLEQLEDKLHFFVEECDYLQGFQVFCDLADGFAGLGSKVTEMLQDSYGGRGILTWGLAPVSHPDSTPMKDLYHMLNCTIGTVHMASHSSFFCPLTLRGGLGRRPSAPPAFPHLNYDPSVWYHSSAVLALALDALTLPYRLKNNSVPMWQVADSLAVSGRKVVAAYGALPFPMMHGSCLPDALSACADALPWKPLSACSEPGDGRCYGQWATLRGFEGQRLISSHARGTKPPTPLHSLHSGEDVLDSYIRSFYPTAPLALQLVSEPSKLTPPFPQIFSQSLYAQGFLQSQRFPPGVPAPVVSSAPVMTSLQSGPALGPWLSELHRGATTSDIRRAVPSFLSQGPEMADYEEALEELRLMARCYRDDSGGVMRSSSEEDDDD